The Salinirubellus salinus genome segment CGTCGTCCGGGTGTTGCCGAACGACTTCGTCCACGCGTTCTCGACGCCGGCGAGTTCCAGCACCTTCCGGACGGTCTCGCTCGCGGCGAGTCCGAGTCCGAGCGGGGCCGGGATGAGCTCGACCGTCACCGAGCCGGCCTTGCCCTTCGTGCGGCGGGCCAGCGAGTGGGGCTGGTCGGAACGGTCCTCCCAGGAGCCCGAGCCACGCTCGACCTTGATCATGTTCAGTTTCGCGATGCCGATGGCCTTCTGGATGGCGCCGCCGACCTGGTCGTCACGCCCCTCGGCGTAGCCGACGAAGCCGTCGCGGTTGCCGATGGCGACGACACACCGGAACTTCACCCGGCGGCCGGAGTCGGTCATCCGCTGGACCATGTTGATGTCGAGCACCTCGTCCTCCAGCCCCGGGAGGAGCTGGTCGACGATCTCGGGCTCCTTCAGCGGGAGGCCCGAGTTCAGTGCCGTCTCCATGTCGCTTATCTCTCCCTCCGCGACCTTGCGGCCGAGGCGGGTCTGCGGTTCCCAGCCGTGACTCATGCTGTCTCCTCCATGATTCGCTCTCGTACCTCGTCGAAGTGCTCGGGGAGCGTGGCCGCGTCGAAGTCGCCGCTGTACAGGCCGTCCTGCATCTCGGCGTACTCGGCGATGTGCTCACCGCGCGTGCGTTCCCACTCCGCGAACACGTCGTCGTTGTGCGGGACCTCGAGCCCCGCGTCGATGGCACCCTCCTGCACCGCGAACACCTGATTGCCGGGGGTGGCCGTGTTCAGTCCGATGTCGAGGACCGCCTCCTCGAGACCGGCCTCGACGGCACGCACACCGGCGAGCAGTCCCGTCAGGTACGCCGCCGGGAGGTTCGAGGTCGGTGCCTCCCAGCCGTACTCCGACAGGTCCTCGCTGGACGCGGCCGCCACCGTCTCGTCACCCTGCGGGCCCGCGAGTATCAGCTGCGCCCTGACGTGCCGGTTGCTCTTTCGAGCGACCAGGCGGGGTTTGCCGGATTTCAGCAGGCGCAACCGCTGGTGGTAGTTGGTCCGGGCCTCGCGCCGACGCCGCATCGGCACCTTGTACCGGGGTCCGGTCGCCATCAGTTCTCACCTCCCAGTGCGTCGACGTCGTAGTCGTAGTTGTTCCGCATGTATCGTTCCAGGTCCGCGACGGAGTCGAACTCGCCACCCGAGGCCATGTTGTACAGCTCGCGGTAGGCCGAGCGGTCGAGGCCGCCCTCGTCGCGGTGGGACTTCAGGGCCTTCCGCTGCGCGCGGATGCGGCTCTGCCAGTCCTGCTTCTTGTTCTGCCGACCACCGGCCTTCCCCTTGCGGGAGCCGGCACCCTTGCGGTGGCCGTACGCTCGCTTCTGCTGTCGCTCGCGGGCCCGTCCACGGGAGTTGCCGCGGGCCGTCTCGGCCCGGATGGCACCCTCGTCGACGAGTTCGCGGATGTCCTCACGCGTGATGGCGTCCGCGATGTCCGCCTGCGCGTCGTCGTCGAACCGGACGCGGTTCTTCCCGACACCCAGGACGTCCGCGGCCAGTCGCCGCTGTGCTCGCAGGTCAGTCATTGTTCAACCTCCGTCTCGTGGTAGGTGGGGTTCAGCACCCGGATACCGGCCTCGTCGGCCTCCTCCTCGAGGGTCGCGCGCTTGCGACCACCGACGGTGCTGGCGATGCGGGCCGCCTGCGTCTCCGGGTCGATCGCCTCCAGGTCGTCGAGGTTGTGCACGAGCACGTCCTCGAACCCGGAGGGGTGCAGGCCCCGGACCGCCTTCGGCGTCCGGAAGCCGGCCTCGACCTTCGGGCCACGCGATTTGAGGCCCTTGCGCTGCTTCGAGAGACCACCACGCGGGCGGCGCCACGACGTCGGCGTCCGCTTCTTCTTGTGGTAGTCCTGCCGGAAGAACTGCGGCTTGCCGATGGTCCGACGCTCGGTCAGCAGGCGCTGCTCGCGCTCGCTGAGGTCCGGCGTCTTCTCCGTCAGCTCGGCGGAGACGTACTTCGGGACGTGTTCGGTCTCGACGTCCTCGTCGAGTTCCTCGTCCTCGACCTCCGGCTCCTCGTCCTCGACCTCTGCCTCGGTCTCCTCGGAGACCTCGAGGCCACCGACGTCGGCCTTGATACGCGCGGCGAGCGCGTTGCCGATGCCGGAGACCTCCGCGAGGTCGGACTGGGAGGCACGCTTGACGTCCTCAACGGTCTCGTAGCCCGCCTCCTCCAGCGCCTCGGCCTTCGCCGGGCCGACGCCGCTGATGTCGGTCAGTTCCTGCGGCTCGTCGTCCGCCATCAGGCCTCACCTCGCTGGGGCTTCTCCGTGATGTAGACGCCGTCCTGGAACACGCGGGTGTCCTTGTCGTTCACGCGGGTCATCTGCTCGATGCTCGCGGCCGTCTGGCCCACGTCCTCGATGGACGGGCCCGAGATGGTGAGTTCCTCGCCGTCGACGTCCACCTGCGTGTCACCACGGATGGTGACACGACGGGGGTGGCGCTCGCCGAGGAAGTTCTCGATGACGACCTCGCCGTCCTCGGCGCGGACCTGCATCGGGAAGTGTGAGTAGAAGACCTCCATCTTGTACTCCCAGCCCTCGGTCACACCGTGGATCATGTTGCGCACGTGGCTCTCGAACGTTCCGACTGTGGCGTTCGTCTTCGCGTCGGTGGCTCCGGCCGTGATGACGACCGCGTCGCCCTCGACGTCGACCGTCACGTCCGGGAACCAGAGGCGGCGGGTGACGCTGCCTTCCGGTCCGGAGACGGTCACGTCGAGGTGGTCGACGCTCGCGTCCACGTCGTCCGGAACCTCGATTCGTGTTTCTTCACTCATTGTCAGTATACGTAGGCGAGCACCTGGCCACCGATGCCCTGTTCGCGGGCCTCGTAGTGGCTCATGATGCCCGAGGAGGTGGTCACGACGAGCGTCCCGTAGTCGCGGGCGGGGAGGAACCGCTTCTCCCACTTCTCGTACTCGTCGGCGCCCGCGGAGTACCGGGGCTTGACCGCGCCACACTGGTTGATGGCGCCTTTCAGTTCGACCTCGAACTTGCCGGCCTTGCCGTCCTCGACGCGGGTGAACCCGTCGATGTACCCGCGGTCGTAGAAGACCTCGAGGATGGAGCCGATGACGTTCGAGGCGGGCTCAACGGTCTGGGTCAGGTGGCCGACGCGCTCCGCGTTGTCGATACCCGAGAGCGCGCTGGCCAGTGGGTCGTTGTCCGCCATTGTTAGCTGTACTTCTTGAAGCCCATCCCGCGAGCGATCTCGCGGAAGCACTGTCGGCAGAGCCAGATGTCGTACTTGCCGACGAGTCCCTGCTCGCGCCCGCAGCGCTGGCACTCCTGGACGTCGCCGGTTCGCTTGGCCACCTGCTCTCCGGTCTCGGTTTCTGTCTCGCTCTCGCTCATTCTGACACCTCCACGTCGTACTCGGCCTCGAGGTACGCGACGGCGTCCTCGGCGTTCAGGCGGTGGGCCTTCGGGATGCTCCGAGCGACCTTGTCCCGCTTGCGAACGCGGTAGCCGGGGCGGACGAGGTTGACCGTCACGTCCAGCCCGTAGATCCCGATGTTGGGGTCGTACTCCTGACTCGGGAAGTCGGTGTGTTCCTCGACACCGAACGAGAAGTTGCCGACCTGGTCGAACTGCGAGGCCGAGAGCTCGACGAGCGGCAGCGTCGTCTCGAGGAACTCGTGGGCCTCCTCGCCGCGAAGGGTCACCTTCGCGCCGATCGGGTCGCCCTCGCGGACGCCGAACTCGCCGACGGTGTTCTTCGCGACGGTCCGGAC includes the following:
- a CDS encoding 30S ribosomal protein S14; translated protein: MSESETETETGEQVAKRTGDVQECQRCGREQGLVGKYDIWLCRQCFREIARGMGFKKYS
- a CDS encoding 50S ribosomal protein L19e, whose translation is MTDLRAQRRLAADVLGVGKNRVRFDDDAQADIADAITREDIRELVDEGAIRAETARGNSRGRARERQQKRAYGHRKGAGSRKGKAGGRQNKKQDWQSRIRAQRKALKSHRDEGGLDRSAYRELYNMASGGEFDSVADLERYMRNNYDYDVDALGGEN
- a CDS encoding 50S ribosomal protein L18, with product MATGPRYKVPMRRRREARTNYHQRLRLLKSGKPRLVARKSNRHVRAQLILAGPQGDETVAAASSEDLSEYGWEAPTSNLPAAYLTGLLAGVRAVEAGLEEAVLDIGLNTATPGNQVFAVQEGAIDAGLEVPHNDDVFAEWERTRGEHIAEYAEMQDGLYSGDFDAATLPEHFDEVRERIMEETA
- a CDS encoding 50S ribosomal protein L6: MSEETRIEVPDDVDASVDHLDVTVSGPEGSVTRRLWFPDVTVDVEGDAVVITAGATDAKTNATVGTFESHVRNMIHGVTEGWEYKMEVFYSHFPMQVRAEDGEVVIENFLGERHPRRVTIRGDTQVDVDGEELTISGPSIEDVGQTAASIEQMTRVNDKDTRVFQDGVYITEKPQRGEA
- a CDS encoding 50S ribosomal protein L5, translated to MSESAEFHEMRQPRVEKVVVHMGVGEGGRELANAEEILEEVAGQQPVRTVAKNTVGEFGVREGDPIGAKVTLRGEEAHEFLETTLPLVELSASQFDQVGNFSFGVEEHTDFPSQEYDPNIGIYGLDVTVNLVRPGYRVRKRDKVARSIPKAHRLNAEDAVAYLEAEYDVEVSE
- a CDS encoding 30S ribosomal protein S8, yielding MADNDPLASALSGIDNAERVGHLTQTVEPASNVIGSILEVFYDRGYIDGFTRVEDGKAGKFEVELKGAINQCGAVKPRYSAGADEYEKWEKRFLPARDYGTLVVTTSSGIMSHYEAREQGIGGQVLAYVY
- a CDS encoding 50S ribosomal protein L32e, with product MADDEPQELTDISGVGPAKAEALEEAGYETVEDVKRASQSDLAEVSGIGNALAARIKADVGGLEVSEETEAEVEDEEPEVEDEELDEDVETEHVPKYVSAELTEKTPDLSEREQRLLTERRTIGKPQFFRQDYHKKKRTPTSWRRPRGGLSKQRKGLKSRGPKVEAGFRTPKAVRGLHPSGFEDVLVHNLDDLEAIDPETQAARIASTVGGRKRATLEEEADEAGIRVLNPTYHETEVEQ
- a CDS encoding 30S ribosomal protein S5 — its product is MSHGWEPQTRLGRKVAEGEISDMETALNSGLPLKEPEIVDQLLPGLEDEVLDINMVQRMTDSGRRVKFRCVVAIGNRDGFVGYAEGRDDQVGGAIQKAIGIAKLNMIKVERGSGSWEDRSDQPHSLARRTKGKAGSVTVELIPAPLGLGLAASETVRKVLELAGVENAWTKSFGNTRTTLNLAKATYTALENASQARGPRSLRTQEVSE